The following proteins come from a genomic window of Sorghum bicolor cultivar BTx623 chromosome 3, Sorghum_bicolor_NCBIv3, whole genome shotgun sequence:
- the LOC8078659 gene encoding polygalacturonase, which produces MAMAKPVLSLLVHLHAALLFLPDPAGGAVYNVLRYGARPDGATDAAGPFLRAWADACRSPRPATVYVPPGRYLVRSATFTGPCHSSAVTFAIAGTVVAPARYGARGSSGRWITFENMDGLVVSGGGTLDGRGRALWACRRRGGQRDCPNPTSSLTIANSRNVVVAGVRSVDSELFHVVVLQCHGVTVRGVTVEAPADSPNTDGIHMHMSSHVSVYDARISTGDDCISIGPGNSHLWIERVACGPGHGISIGSLGKQQGMEVEAVQNVTVKTTWFTGTMNGLRIKTWGGSKRGFVTGVTFADSTMSGVDNPIIIDQNYCPDSSGCPGAGRSSSIRISDVRYVGIRGSSATPVAVNFDCSRSNPCSGISLQDVALTYQNRPAAAKSYCRNVQGTTLGLVLPPSCL; this is translated from the exons ATGGCCATGGCCAAGCCCGTCCTGAGCTTGCTCGTGCACCTGCACGCCGCCCTCCTGTTCCTGCCCGACCCGGCCGGCGGCGCAGTGTACAACGTGCTGCGCTACGGCGCCCGCCCCGACGGCGCGACGGACGCGGCGGGCCCTTTCCTCCGCGCGTGGGCGGACGCCTGCCGCTCGCCCCGGCCGGCCACCGTGTACGTGCCGCCCGGCAGGTACCTGGTGCGGAGCGCCACGTTCACCGGGCCGTGCCACAGCAGCGCCGTGACGTTCGCCATCGCCGGCACGGTCGTCGCCCCCGCGCGCTACGGCGCGCGCGGCTCGTCGGGGCGGTGGATCACGTTCGAGAACATGGACGGCCTCGTCGTCTCCGGCGGCGGCACGCTGGACGGCCGCGGTAGGGCGCTCTGGGCCTGCAGACGGCGCGGCGGGCAGCGCGACTGTCCGAACCCCACGTCg TCTCTGACGATCGCCAACTCGAGGAACGTGGTGGTAGCCGGCGTGCGGTCGGTGGACAGCGAGCTGTTCCACGTGGTGGTGCTGCAGTGCCACGGCGTGACGGTGCGCGGGGTGACGGTGGAGGCGCCGGCGGACAGCCCCAACACCGACGGGATCCACATGCACATGTCCAGCCATGTGTCGGTGTACGACGCCAGGATCAGCACCGGCGACGACTGCATTTCCATCGGCCCCGGGAACTCTCACCTCTGGATCGAGCGCGTCGCCTGCGGCCCCGGCCACGGCATCAg CATTGGGAGCCTGGGCAAGCAGCAGGGCATGGAGGTGGAGGCGGTGCAGAACGTGACGGTGAAGACGACGTGGTTCACCGGCACCATGAACGGGCTGCGGATCAAGACGTGGGGCGGCTCCAAGCGCGGCTTCGTCACGGGCGTCACCTTCGCGGACTCCACCATGTCCGGCGTCGACAACCCCATCATCATCGACCAGAACTACTGCCCCGACAGCAGCGGCTGCCCCGGCGCCGGCAGGAGCTCCAGCATCAGGATCAGCGACGTGCGGTACGTGGGCATCCGGGGCTCGTCGGCGACGCCGGTGGCCGTCAACTTCGACTGCAGCCGGAGCAACCCCTGCAGCGGCATCAGCCTGCAGGACGTGGCGCTGACGTACCAGAACCGGCCCGCCGCCGCCAAGTCCTACTGCCGGAACGTGCAGGGGACCACGCTCGGCCTCGTGCTGCCCCCGAGCTGCCTCTGA
- the LOC8078660 gene encoding 2-alkenal reductase (NADP(+)-dependent) — protein MEQEPKAVARNRKVVLRGYIDRAPREDDMELVDGGALELRVPECAGGGPAVLVKNLYLSCDPYMRGRMRDFQGSYIPPFKPGSPIEGFGVGRVVDSTYPGLSAGDIVSGMTGWEDYSLITKPEQLTKIQQSDIPLSYHLGLLGMPGFTAYVGFYEICSPKKGEFVFVSAASGAVGQIVGQLAKLHGCYVVGSAGTNQKVELLKEKFGFDAAFNYKEEPDLTAALKRYFPEGIDIYFENVGGPMLDAVLLNMRVHGRIAVCGMVSQHGVTAPAGIHNLFSFISKRIEMKGFIQSDYVHLFPQFVDDITKHYRDGKIVYVEDVSIGLESGPAAFVGLFSGKNVGKQVVRVSQD, from the exons atGGAGCAAGAGCCGAAGGCGGTGGCGAGGAACAGGAAGGTGGTGCTGCGCGGGTACATCGACCGCGCGCCAAGGGAGGACGACATGGAGCTCGTCGACGGCGGCGCCCTGGAGCTGCGCGTCCCCGagtgcgccggcggcggccccgCGGTGCTGGTGAAGAACCTCTACCTCTCCTGTGACCCCTACATGCGCGGCAGGATGCGGGACTTCCAGGGCTCCTATATTCCGCCCTTCAAGCCTGGATCA CCTATTGAAGGGTTTGGTGTGGGGAGGGTGGTCGACTCCACTTATCCAGGACTTAGTGCTGGTGACATTGTTTCCGGGATGACTGGCTGGGAGGACTACAGTCTGATCACCAAGCCTGAACAACTCACGAAGATTCAGCAAAGCGACATACCACTCTCTTATCATCTGGGCCTTCTTG GCATGCCTGGTTTTACAGCTTACGTTGGATTCTATGAGATTTGTTCACCAAAGAAAGGGGAGTTTGTTTTTGTTTCTGCTGCATCTGGAGCAGTTGGGCAAATTGTTGGTCAACTTGCAAAGCTCCATGGCTGCTATGTTGTGGGAAGCGCTGGAACAAATCAGAAG GTTGAGCTCCTAAAGGAAAAATTCGGATTTGATGCAGCTTTCAACTACAAGGAAGAGCCTGACTTGACTGCTGCCTTAAAAAG GTACTTCCCTGAAGGCATAGACATCTACTTTGAGAACGTAGGTGGGCCGATGCTTGATGCTGTACTACTCAACATGCGAGTACATGGCCGCATTGCAGTGTGTGGTATGGTTTCCCAGCATGGGGTAACTGCTCCTGCTGGGATCCACAACCTGTTCTCCTTCATAAGCAAGAGGATAGAGATGAAGGGATTCATCCAGAGTGATTACGTACACCTGTTCCCACAGTTCGTGGATGACATCACCAAGCATTACAGAGATGGGAAGATTGTGTATGTGGAAGATGTGAGTATTGGGCTGGAGAGCGGACCAGCTGCCTTTGTTGGTCTGTTCAGTGGTAAAAATGTTGGCAAGCAGGTTGTGCGTGTGTCTCAAGATTGA